A single region of the Drosophila takahashii strain IR98-3 E-12201 chromosome 2R, DtakHiC1v2, whole genome shotgun sequence genome encodes:
- the Cpr49Ag gene encoding cuticle protein CP14.6, producing MYKFVFLVCSAMLLSYVLARPQDQRAGAATPTSTTTAATIVKQDNVNNADGSFNSSYETSNGIRVENIGYLKKIIVPKTETSDGQVIDEHEELVLVQTGFYSYSDPDGNLITLRYVADENGFQPEGDHLPVAPQ from the exons TACAAGTTCGTCTTCCTCGTCTGCTCCGCCATGCTGCTCAGCTATGTCCTGGCCAGACCCCAGGATCAGCGGGCAGgagctgccacgcccacatccACGACCACGGCGGCCACCATTGTGAAGCAGGACAATGTGAACAATGCCGATGGGAGCTTCAATAGCAG CTACGAGACCTCGAATGGAATACGCGTGGAGAACATTGGCTACCTGAAGAAGATCATTGTGCCCAAGACTGAGACCTCCGACGGCCAGGTGATCGATGAGCACGAGGAGCTGGTTCTCGTCCAGACCGGATTTTATAGCTACAGCGATCCCGATGGCAACCTCATCACCCTGCGCTATGTGGCCGATGAGAATGGATTCCAGCCGGAGGGTGACCATCTGCCCGTGGCCCCGCAATAG